Proteins from one Panicum virgatum strain AP13 chromosome 7K, P.virgatum_v5, whole genome shotgun sequence genomic window:
- the LOC120639766 gene encoding probable protein phosphatase 2C 37 isoform X2 — translation MVMASTGVNMPGSDRNVVPAAAASSTSSFSSAAGCRMRSRRRRLAPPPVAATAAGSSEGASDAAGPSREKRARPAASPASSSSPSDRDSDDEEAVDEADAEAEELQQPPLPPAVPQLPTAAAQAWPVAFGSLSVAGRSRDMEDTVSLRPGFHTWVDGSPMHFFGVFDGHGGSHVSELCRDRMHEFLAEELAAEEADLAQRLRRRQQQPEAAAGEGTSAGSWAVKQQQLEEEEERAWRAALERTFRRVDALASLACACGRIVSPPCRCPLSGISGIVGSTAVVALLVRGRLVVANCGDSRAVLCRGGSPPVQLSDDHKPNRPDELARIQAAGGRVVFNNGHRVRGILAMSRALGDRMLRPEVIAEPEITVTDRTPEDQCLILASDGMWDAVPNEIACSVARQCLQDENPGGDAAAAAGGEGATAAAGPEPEARCSNAASLLVRLAFGRDSWDNISVVVIDLQQRE, via the exons atggtgatggccagcaccGGCGTCAACATGCCCGGCAGCGACAGGAACGTcgtcccagcagcagcagcttcgtCGACGTcgtccttctcctccgccgcgggatGCCGGATgcgcagccggcggcgccgcctcgcGCCCCCGCCCGTGGCGGCCACGGCCGCGGGGTCCAGCGAGGGCGccagcgacgccgccggcccgagccgGGAGAAgcgcgcccggccggcggcctccCCGGCTTCGTCGTCGTCACCGTCAGATCGGGACAGCGACGACGAGGAAGCGGTAGACGAAGCAGACGCCGAGGCGGAGGagctgcagcagccgccgctcccgcctGCCGTGCCGCAGCTTCCCACGGCCGCGGCGCAGGCGTGGCCGGTGGCGTTCGGGTCCCTGTCGGTGGCGGGGCGGTCGCGCGACATGGAGGACACCGTGTCGCTCCGCCCGGGCTTCCACACCTGGGTCGACGGCTCGCCCATGCACTTCTTCGGCGTCTTCGACGGCCATGGAGGATCCCAT GTGTCAGAGCTGTGCCGGGACCGGATGCACGAGTTCCTGGCCGaggagctcgcggcggaggaggccgacTTGGCgcagcgcctgcgccgccggcagcagcagccggaggccgcggcgggggaAGGGACGAGCGCCGGCTCCTGGGCggtgaagcagcagcagctggaggaggaggaggagcgcgcgtGGCGAGCAGCGCTGGAGCGGACGTTCCGGCGCGTGGACGCTTTGGCGTCGCTGGCGTGCGCGTGCGGCCGCATCGTGAGCCCGCCGTGCCGCTGCCCGCTGTCGGGGATTTCGGGCATCGTCGGCTCCACCGCCGTGGTGGCGCTCCTGGTCCGCGGCCGCCTCGTCGTCGCCAACTGCGGCGACTCCCGCGCGGTGCTCTGCCGCGGCGGCTCCCCGCCCGTCCAGCTCTCCGACGACCACAAG CCAAACCGGCCGGACGAGCTGGCGCGGATCCAGGCAGCGGGCGGCCGGGTGGTGTTCAACAACGGCCACCGCGTGCGTGGGATCCTCGCCATGTCGCGCGCACTAG GAGACAGGATGCTGCGTCCTGAAGTGATCGCCGAGCCGGAGATCACCGTGACGGACCGGACGCCGGAGGACCAGTGCCTGATCTTGGCGAGCGACGGGATGTGGGACGCGGTGCCCAACGAGATCGCCTGCTCCGTGGCGCGGCAATGCCTGCAGGACGAGAACCCGGGCGGcgacgcggcagcggcggcaggtggcgagggggcgacggcggcagcaggcCCGGAACCGGAGGCCCGGTGCTCCAACGCCGCCTCACTCCTCGTCAGGCTCGCGTTCGGCAGAGACAGCTGGGATAACATTAGCGTCGTCGTCATCGATCTGCAGCAGAGGGAGTAA
- the LOC120639766 gene encoding probable protein phosphatase 2C 37 isoform X1, translated as MVMASTGVNMPGSDRNVVPAAAASSTSSFSSAAGCRMRSRRRRLAPPPVAATAAGSSEGASDAAGPSREKRARPAASPASSSSPSDRDSDDEEAVDEADAEAEELQQPPLPPAVPQLPTAAAQAWPVAFGSLSVAGRSRDMEDTVSLRPGFHTWVDGSPMHFFGVFDGHGGSHVSELCRDRMHEFLAEELAAEEADLAQRLRRRQQQPEAAAGEGTSAGSWAVKQQQLEEEEERAWRAALERTFRRVDALASLACACGRIVSPPCRCPLSGISGIVGSTAVVALLVRGRLVVANCGDSRAVLCRGGSPPVQLSDDHKLPCRVMQPNRPDELARIQAAGGRVVFNNGHRVRGILAMSRALGDRMLRPEVIAEPEITVTDRTPEDQCLILASDGMWDAVPNEIACSVARQCLQDENPGGDAAAAAGGEGATAAAGPEPEARCSNAASLLVRLAFGRDSWDNISVVVIDLQQRE; from the exons atggtgatggccagcaccGGCGTCAACATGCCCGGCAGCGACAGGAACGTcgtcccagcagcagcagcttcgtCGACGTcgtccttctcctccgccgcgggatGCCGGATgcgcagccggcggcgccgcctcgcGCCCCCGCCCGTGGCGGCCACGGCCGCGGGGTCCAGCGAGGGCGccagcgacgccgccggcccgagccgGGAGAAgcgcgcccggccggcggcctccCCGGCTTCGTCGTCGTCACCGTCAGATCGGGACAGCGACGACGAGGAAGCGGTAGACGAAGCAGACGCCGAGGCGGAGGagctgcagcagccgccgctcccgcctGCCGTGCCGCAGCTTCCCACGGCCGCGGCGCAGGCGTGGCCGGTGGCGTTCGGGTCCCTGTCGGTGGCGGGGCGGTCGCGCGACATGGAGGACACCGTGTCGCTCCGCCCGGGCTTCCACACCTGGGTCGACGGCTCGCCCATGCACTTCTTCGGCGTCTTCGACGGCCATGGAGGATCCCAT GTGTCAGAGCTGTGCCGGGACCGGATGCACGAGTTCCTGGCCGaggagctcgcggcggaggaggccgacTTGGCgcagcgcctgcgccgccggcagcagcagccggaggccgcggcgggggaAGGGACGAGCGCCGGCTCCTGGGCggtgaagcagcagcagctggaggaggaggaggagcgcgcgtGGCGAGCAGCGCTGGAGCGGACGTTCCGGCGCGTGGACGCTTTGGCGTCGCTGGCGTGCGCGTGCGGCCGCATCGTGAGCCCGCCGTGCCGCTGCCCGCTGTCGGGGATTTCGGGCATCGTCGGCTCCACCGCCGTGGTGGCGCTCCTGGTCCGCGGCCGCCTCGTCGTCGCCAACTGCGGCGACTCCCGCGCGGTGCTCTGCCGCGGCGGCTCCCCGCCCGTCCAGCTCTCCGACGACCACAAG CTGCCGTGTCGTGTGATGCAGCCAAACCGGCCGGACGAGCTGGCGCGGATCCAGGCAGCGGGCGGCCGGGTGGTGTTCAACAACGGCCACCGCGTGCGTGGGATCCTCGCCATGTCGCGCGCACTAG GAGACAGGATGCTGCGTCCTGAAGTGATCGCCGAGCCGGAGATCACCGTGACGGACCGGACGCCGGAGGACCAGTGCCTGATCTTGGCGAGCGACGGGATGTGGGACGCGGTGCCCAACGAGATCGCCTGCTCCGTGGCGCGGCAATGCCTGCAGGACGAGAACCCGGGCGGcgacgcggcagcggcggcaggtggcgagggggcgacggcggcagcaggcCCGGAACCGGAGGCCCGGTGCTCCAACGCCGCCTCACTCCTCGTCAGGCTCGCGTTCGGCAGAGACAGCTGGGATAACATTAGCGTCGTCGTCATCGATCTGCAGCAGAGGGAGTAA
- the LOC120639765 gene encoding non-functional NADPH-dependent codeinone reductase 2-like — MAGASATTTIPFVTLNTGHAMPVLGFGTGSNSTPADLSAIIVDAVRLGYRHIDTASLYGTEGAVGAAVADAVVAGAVASRGDLFVTSKLGVADAHPDRVLPALRESLARLGLGYLDLFLIHWPVAAGENRKLVPFDMEGVWRAMEECHRLGLARSVGVSNFSSEKMCRLLSFAAVPPAVNQVELNVAWRQEKLREVCARNGVVVTAFSPLGAFGAAWGSNAVMESGALRDVAARRGKTVAQVALRWLHEQGLSFVVRSFNMERLKQNMELFDWELSEDDKELITQIPQRRACRGEFFLSPDGQYKSLEELWDGEI, encoded by the exons ATGGCCGGCGCGTCGGCGACCACTACTATCCCCTTCGTCACGCTCAACACGGGCCACGCGATGCCCGTGCTGGGCTTCGGGACCGGCTCCAACAGCACGCCGGCGGACCTGTCGGCCATCATCGTCGACGCCGTCCGCCTCGGCTACCGCCACATCGACACGGCCTCGCTCTACGGCACGGAGGGCGcggtcggcgccgccgtggccgacgCCGTCGTTGCCGGGGCCGTCGCCTCGCGAGGGGACCTCTTCGTCACGTCCAAGCTCGGCGTAGCCGACGCGCACCCGGACCGCGTGCTTCCCGCGCTCCGCGAGTCGCTggcccgcctcggcctcggctaCCTCGACCTCTTCCTCATCCACtggcccgtcgccgccggcgagaacAGGAAGCTCGTGCCCTTCGACATGGAGGGCGTCTGGCGCGCCATGGAGGAGTGCCACCGCCTGGGCCTCGCGAGGTCCGTCGGCGTCAGCAACTTCTCGTCCGAAAAGATGTGCAGGCTGCTCTCcttcgccgccgtgccgccggccgTGAACCAGGTGGAGTTGAACGTCGCCTGGCGCCAGGAGAAGCTAAGGGAGGTCTGCGCCAGGAACGGCGTCGTCGTCACAGCCTTCTCGCCGCTCGGCGCGTTCGGCGCGGCCTGGGGATCCAACGCCGTCATGGAGAGCGGCGCCCTGCGCGATGTCGCCGCCAGGAGAGGCAAGACGGTTGCTCAG GTGGCGCTGAGGTGGCTGCACGAACAGGGGTTGTCCTTCGTGGTGAGGAGCTTCAACATGGAGAGACTAAAGCAGAACATGGAGCTTTTCGACTGGGAGTTGAGCGAGGACGACAAGGAGCTGATCACGCAAATTCCACAGCGGAGAGCATGCCGTGGGGAATTCTTTTTGTCACCAGACGGGCAATACAAGTCTCTGGAGGAGCTGTGGGATGGAGAGATATGA
- the LOC120639909 gene encoding purple acid phosphatase 3-like, whose product MARVAAIVLAMFAAAALLVKPAAAELTRVEHPPKTEGSLNILAVGDWGRRGQYNQTLVAEQMGLVGEKLDIDFVISTGDNIYDNGIANTSDPLFKECFTNIYTAESLQTPWYIVLGNHDYTGNALAQQDPAIREVDSRYLSIAKSFIVNSGTFSKRNLLMHHIGAWS is encoded by the exons ATGGCTCGAGTAGCTGCGATCGTGCTCGCCAtgtttgcggcggcggcgttgctggtaaagccggcggcggccgagctgaCGCGGGTGGAGCACCCGCCCAAGACCGAGGGGTCGCTCAACATCCTTGCCGTCGGCGActgggggcggcgcgggcagTACAACCAGACCCTTGTTGCCGAGCAG ATGGGGCTGGTGGGGGAGAAGCTGGACATCGACTTCGTCATCTCCACCGGCGACAACATCTACGACAATGGCATCGCCAACACCAGCGACCCGCTCTTCAAGGAGTGCTTCACCAACATCTACACCGCCGAGAGCCTCCAGACGCCTTGGTACATTG TCCTCGGCAACCATGACTACACGGGCAACGCGCTGGCGCAGCAAGACCCTGCCATCCGGGAAGTGGACAGCCGCTACCTCTCCATTGCCAAGTCCTTTATCGTCAACTCGGGTACATTCAGCAAACGAAACCTACTCATGCATCATATCGGTGCATGGTCCTAA